The genomic segment GTTGATCGCGACCGATCAAACGGGTGTCGAGCATATTCAGATCCAGCAAAGATCCAAACTGGAAGCGGCGATAAGATCGCTCCCGGTTGTTGTCGTTTGGTTCACGGATCGGCATCCACTCATAATAGGCTTTAATTGCGGCGGCCTTACGGTTTGCCAGTTACCCTCGCCGTCATTGTGGTTTTCTGCCCCGCCCGACCAGGTATCGTTGGTAAACTCATGGTCATCCCAGATACAGATCATCGGGTGGGTCTGATGCAGGGTTTGCAAGTCTTCGTCGGTTTTATAACAGGCATGGCGCACCCGGTAGTCGTCCAGCGTCACCATTTCGTGAGCTGGTTGCACTTTACGGTTCCACAAGAACGGATTGCGGTAGACATCTTTATTACCGTATTCGTACAAGTAGTCACCCAGGTGTAGCACGGCATCCAGGTCGTCAATTTCCGCGATACGGGCATACACATTAAAGTACCCATAGCTAAAGTGCGAGCACGACGTCATGGCCAGCTTAACCTGGCTAACATCGTAGGCTGGCAGGGTTTTGGTGCGCCCTGTTGGCGAGATGATGGGCTTGTCCAGCTCATCGATGATAAAGCGATAATAATAGCGGGTGTCGGGAGCAAGCCCTGTGGCGTCTACCTTAACGGTGAAATCGCGCTGCCCATCGGTGATCTCATATCCCTCTGTAATCAGAACAGAAAACTGTGGATCCTTTGAGACCTGCCAGAGTACTTTGACACTGAGTGTGGCCATATCCACCCGCTCCTGCACCTCAGGTGGAATGGTAATGCGGGTCCATAAGATCACCCGATCATCTAACGGGTCGCCACTGGCAACGCCGTGACTAAACGGACTTTGAGAAAAGGTGCAGCCACTCAATCCCAGAGTGAGGGGAACAGTGGATAGCATCATACTGGTTTTAAAGAATTCGCGACGGGATAGGCTCATAAGTAAATACTCTAATTATCATTTTTGGGCGGTATTTAAACGCGTTTATGTTAATTTTATATAACAAAAATATTACATTAAACACGCTTTGCGACCAAACTTGCCTCTTTGATTTAAAACTGCCGCGATAATGGCTATAACTAAAAGACCAAGGTCAGAGATTAAGCAGGTGAGAGTGATTGGTATCAGGTTGTATCTCAAAGTGTGGTGCTTTCTTGTTTTGGGGGGATTGTTTTTTGGGTCGCAGGTTCATGCGCAGCAGTCATGTACCAGCGAAGTGAAAATTGGTGTAGTTGCTGATTGGCCGCCACTTACTGCTGTTGATGAGCGCGGCGCATATGGGCTGGATGTAGAAATTGCCCGCAAAGTGTTTGCCGAACTGAATATCTGTCCGCGCTTTTTGCGTCTGCCCACGTCTGCCCGTAGTTTAGATCAACTGGGTAAGGGAACGGTCGATGTATTGCTGATGGTTAGCTATGTTCAGGAGCGTGCCGAATTGGGGGTGTTTTCAGCCCCCTATCGATGGGAAAAAATGCGGCTATTTTCTCTTCGTCAGCCACGTCTGGCCATAGATTTAAAAGCACTCTTGCGTTTGGGGTACCGAATTGGTTTAAGTATTGGCTCTTATTATGGGGAAGAACTTAAAAGCCTCGCCGAAAGTCCCAACTTTGGGCACTTGCTGGTAGGGATTTCTGGCAGTACTCAGCGCGTGGAGATGCTGGCTAAAAAGCGCGTCGATTTTATTGTTGAAGATGAGATACTTGGCCGGTTTATGGCGCGTAAACTCGGCATAAAGAATGTCTATATATGGGACTATCCGGTTCACAACAATCAGGTGCACTTTCTATTGCGCAAGGGGTTGTTTGATGCGGCACAACTGGCACGTTTTAATGGGGTGATAGAAAGATTGCGCCCTGATATCGATAAACTGGTGGAGCGCTACACTCATCATAATGTACCTCGCTGAACTAACTGAAACAGGCGGTAATATAATTACCGCTTTAATGTGGTCTACACTAAGGGAGCCAACGGAGCCGCAATAAAGGAAAAAACAATGCGCAAACACATTCTCCCTTTGTTTGTTTTACTCTCTGGGTGTATGGGCACCGCAGACAGTGCCGCCAATAACCCGCAAGTTTACGCCGCATATACTATGCTGGCACCCACGCAAA from the Pseudoalteromonas sp. R3 genome contains:
- a CDS encoding transporter substrate-binding domain-containing protein; this encodes MIGIRLYLKVWCFLVLGGLFFGSQVHAQQSCTSEVKIGVVADWPPLTAVDERGAYGLDVEIARKVFAELNICPRFLRLPTSARSLDQLGKGTVDVLLMVSYVQERAELGVFSAPYRWEKMRLFSLRQPRLAIDLKALLRLGYRIGLSIGSYYGEELKSLAESPNFGHLLVGISGSTQRVEMLAKKRVDFIVEDEILGRFMARKLGIKNVYIWDYPVHNNQVHFLLRKGLFDAAQLARFNGVIERLRPDIDKLVERYTHHNVPR
- a CDS encoding alkaline phosphatase D family protein; amino-acid sequence: MSLSRREFFKTSMMLSTVPLTLGLSGCTFSQSPFSHGVASGDPLDDRVILWTRITIPPEVQERVDMATLSVKVLWQVSKDPQFSVLITEGYEITDGQRDFTVKVDATGLAPDTRYYYRFIIDELDKPIISPTGRTKTLPAYDVSQVKLAMTSCSHFSYGYFNVYARIAEIDDLDAVLHLGDYLYEYGNKDVYRNPFLWNRKVQPAHEMVTLDDYRVRHACYKTDEDLQTLHQTHPMICIWDDHEFTNDTWSGGAENHNDGEGNWQTVRPPQLKPIMSGCRSVNQTTTTGSDLIAASSLDLCWI